One part of the Musa acuminata AAA Group cultivar baxijiao chromosome BXJ1-5, Cavendish_Baxijiao_AAA, whole genome shotgun sequence genome encodes these proteins:
- the LOC135672983 gene encoding putative pentatricopeptide repeat-containing protein At1g31840 isoform X1, giving the protein MFRVPRRIVDLMRRDFNFSDLLSLFPGACHLDAPMTYNCLLKCHSGSGMTGQSLQVFVRARRMCVSASRTVISQILDSLVDMGKMDAVLEMHEQCPDLYSAVMSKLLEKGYAGVALKFHRRSMERGSVLQILELNRLLNTLCKQNRISVAFDLFYLALEIGPEPSVVTYSTLIRSCCKEGRLDAAVKIFELMVEKGTNPDLIVYAILIDAFCKKGRMEEGNGLFHRAVDDGLKPDVVVFSSLMDGYVRLRDVKKAFVFYKRMVDDGVAPSSVTYSILIHGLCQDGRVAEAYGVLSLMVKKLLEPNILTYSSLIDGLCSDGNLIEAFDLYKHAIRMGNHPDIVVHVLLVKGLCRWGRIRDALRLFFKLGLEASIVPYNVLLDGCCSMKRLGDAVRIYRLLGANNIKADIVTFTVLIKGMANEGRLHDATNLFFQILKRGIIPDALTYCSLIDCLCKHGNLIVGFKIYEMMLRNGVEPDIFIYNVLINSLFKEGQVEGALKLITQLTKLGLKPDIVTCNTIITGLCYLGRLNEATEVFEKLICKAFQPNTVSYTILIHAFCKEGRMNEAKLLFDKMLDHGTWPNVVTYSCLVDGYFKAERMENAMELHELMLQHRIHPNIVGYSVLIDGLCKQERLEEASLAFHCAISRGLLPDVVAYSILICKFCAVGRLAEANMFYERMIEDGVKPDSYLYNKILQCLKTHDCTVVAGQSNNML; this is encoded by the coding sequence ATGTTCCGCGTGCCGCGCCGCATCGTGGATCTGATGCGTCGGGACTTCAACTTCTCAGACCTCCTCTCCCTGTTTCCGGGTGCATGTCATCTCGATGCCCCTATGACCTATAACTGTTTGTTGAAATGCCACTCTGGCTCCGGGATGACCGGCCAGTCCTTGCAGGTCTTTGTGCGGGCACGCAGGATGTGTGTCTCGGCTTCTCGCACCGTTATCTCACAAATTTTGGATTCTTTAGTCGATATGGGTAAAATGGATGCAGTATTGGAAATGCATGAACAATGCCCAGATCTTTACAGCGCTGTAATGAGTAAACTTTTGGAGAAGGGATATGCTGGAGTTGCTTTAAAATTTCACAGGAGATCAATGGAGAGAGGTTCTGTGCTCCAAATTCTTGAACTAAACAGGCTTCTGAATACTCTGTGCAAGCAGAATCGGATCAGTGTAGCATTTGATCTTTTCTACTTGGCTTTAGAAATTGGTCCTGAGCCGAGCGTGGTCACATATAGTACTTTGATCCGCTCTTGCTGTAAAGAGGGCAGATTGGATGCTGCAGTTAAGATTTTTGAGCTGATGGTGGAGAAGGGAACAAATCCTGATTTGATAGTTTATGCTATCCTCATAGATGCATTCTGCAAGAAAGGCAGAATGGAGGAGGGGAATGGTCTTTTTCATAGGGCAGTAGACGATGGACTCAAGCCAGATGTGGTGGTTTTCAGTTCGCTCATGGATGGGTATGTTAGACTCAGGGATGTAAAGAAGGCCTTTGTGTTTTATAAGAGAATGGTGGATGATGGTGTGGCACCCAGTTCCGTGACCTACAGCATTCTGATCCACGGGCTGTGTCAGGATGGTCGAGTTGCCGAGGCTTATGgggttttatctttgatggtgaaGAAGCTGCTTGAGCCAAACATTTTAACATATAGTAGCCTAATTGATGGCCTCTGTAGTGATGGGAACCTGATAGAAGCATTTGATCTATATAAACATGCGATAAGGATGGGCAACCATCCTGATATAGTAGTTCATGTTTTGCTTGTAAAGGGTCTCTGCAGGTGGGGCAGGATTCGTGATGCACTTAGGTTGTTTTTCAAGTTGGGCTTGGAAGCTAGCATTGTTCCTTATAACGTGCTATTGGATGGATGCTGTAGCATGAAGAGACTCGGAGATGCAGTCAGGATATACAGACTATTGGGAGCAAATAATATTAAAGCAGATATAGTTACTTTTACTGTGCTTATCAAGGGAATGGCAAATGAAGGGAGATTGCATGATGCAACCAACTTATTCTTTCAAATCCTGAAAAGGGGCATAATCCCAGATGCTTTAACGTATTGTAGCTTAATTGACTGTTTGTGTAAACATGGTAATTTGATTGTTGGTTTCAAAATTTATGAGATGATGCTAAGGAATGGTGTTGAGcctgatatatttatttataatgttCTCATCAATTCTCTTTTCAAGGAGGGTCAAGTGGAAGGGGCGTTGAAATTGATTACCCAGCTAACAAAACTTGGCTTGAAGCCTGACATCGTGACTTGTAATACAATCATCACTGGCTTGTGTTATCTGGGAAGATTGAATGAAGCTACTGaagtttttgaaaaattgatTTGTAAAGCTTTTCAACCGAACACTGTAAGTTATACAATTCTAATTCATGCATTTTGTAAAGAAGGCAGAATGAATGAGGCAAAGTTATTGTTCGATAAGATGCTTGATCATGGTACCTGGCCTAATGTGGTGACCTATAGCTGCTTGGTAGATGGGTACTTTAAAGCTGAAAGGATGGAAAATGCCATGGAACTACATGAATTGATGTTACAACATAGAATCCACCCTAACATTGTTGGTTACAGTGTCCTGATCGATGGACTTTGCAAGCAAGAACGGCTGGAGGAAGCTTCACTGGCTTTTCACTGTGCTATTAGCAGGGGCTTGTTGCCTGATGTTGTGGCATACAGCATTTTGATCTGTAAATTCTGTGCAGTTGGAAGATTAGCTGAAGCCAATATGTTTTATGAGAGAATGATTGAAGATGGTGTCAAACCAGACAGTTACTTGTATAATAAAATTTTGCAATGTTTGAAAACACATGATTGTACAGTAGTTGCTGGTCAGTCAAATAATATGCTTTAG
- the LOC135672983 gene encoding putative pentatricopeptide repeat-containing protein At1g31840 isoform X2, whose product MCVSASRTVISQILDSLVDMGKMDAVLEMHEQCPDLYSAVMSKLLEKGYAGVALKFHRRSMERGSVLQILELNRLLNTLCKQNRISVAFDLFYLALEIGPEPSVVTYSTLIRSCCKEGRLDAAVKIFELMVEKGTNPDLIVYAILIDAFCKKGRMEEGNGLFHRAVDDGLKPDVVVFSSLMDGYVRLRDVKKAFVFYKRMVDDGVAPSSVTYSILIHGLCQDGRVAEAYGVLSLMVKKLLEPNILTYSSLIDGLCSDGNLIEAFDLYKHAIRMGNHPDIVVHVLLVKGLCRWGRIRDALRLFFKLGLEASIVPYNVLLDGCCSMKRLGDAVRIYRLLGANNIKADIVTFTVLIKGMANEGRLHDATNLFFQILKRGIIPDALTYCSLIDCLCKHGNLIVGFKIYEMMLRNGVEPDIFIYNVLINSLFKEGQVEGALKLITQLTKLGLKPDIVTCNTIITGLCYLGRLNEATEVFEKLICKAFQPNTVSYTILIHAFCKEGRMNEAKLLFDKMLDHGTWPNVVTYSCLVDGYFKAERMENAMELHELMLQHRIHPNIVGYSVLIDGLCKQERLEEASLAFHCAISRGLLPDVVAYSILICKFCAVGRLAEANMFYERMIEDGVKPDSYLYNKILQCLKTHDCTVVAGQSNNML is encoded by the coding sequence ATGTGTGTCTCGGCTTCTCGCACCGTTATCTCACAAATTTTGGATTCTTTAGTCGATATGGGTAAAATGGATGCAGTATTGGAAATGCATGAACAATGCCCAGATCTTTACAGCGCTGTAATGAGTAAACTTTTGGAGAAGGGATATGCTGGAGTTGCTTTAAAATTTCACAGGAGATCAATGGAGAGAGGTTCTGTGCTCCAAATTCTTGAACTAAACAGGCTTCTGAATACTCTGTGCAAGCAGAATCGGATCAGTGTAGCATTTGATCTTTTCTACTTGGCTTTAGAAATTGGTCCTGAGCCGAGCGTGGTCACATATAGTACTTTGATCCGCTCTTGCTGTAAAGAGGGCAGATTGGATGCTGCAGTTAAGATTTTTGAGCTGATGGTGGAGAAGGGAACAAATCCTGATTTGATAGTTTATGCTATCCTCATAGATGCATTCTGCAAGAAAGGCAGAATGGAGGAGGGGAATGGTCTTTTTCATAGGGCAGTAGACGATGGACTCAAGCCAGATGTGGTGGTTTTCAGTTCGCTCATGGATGGGTATGTTAGACTCAGGGATGTAAAGAAGGCCTTTGTGTTTTATAAGAGAATGGTGGATGATGGTGTGGCACCCAGTTCCGTGACCTACAGCATTCTGATCCACGGGCTGTGTCAGGATGGTCGAGTTGCCGAGGCTTATGgggttttatctttgatggtgaaGAAGCTGCTTGAGCCAAACATTTTAACATATAGTAGCCTAATTGATGGCCTCTGTAGTGATGGGAACCTGATAGAAGCATTTGATCTATATAAACATGCGATAAGGATGGGCAACCATCCTGATATAGTAGTTCATGTTTTGCTTGTAAAGGGTCTCTGCAGGTGGGGCAGGATTCGTGATGCACTTAGGTTGTTTTTCAAGTTGGGCTTGGAAGCTAGCATTGTTCCTTATAACGTGCTATTGGATGGATGCTGTAGCATGAAGAGACTCGGAGATGCAGTCAGGATATACAGACTATTGGGAGCAAATAATATTAAAGCAGATATAGTTACTTTTACTGTGCTTATCAAGGGAATGGCAAATGAAGGGAGATTGCATGATGCAACCAACTTATTCTTTCAAATCCTGAAAAGGGGCATAATCCCAGATGCTTTAACGTATTGTAGCTTAATTGACTGTTTGTGTAAACATGGTAATTTGATTGTTGGTTTCAAAATTTATGAGATGATGCTAAGGAATGGTGTTGAGcctgatatatttatttataatgttCTCATCAATTCTCTTTTCAAGGAGGGTCAAGTGGAAGGGGCGTTGAAATTGATTACCCAGCTAACAAAACTTGGCTTGAAGCCTGACATCGTGACTTGTAATACAATCATCACTGGCTTGTGTTATCTGGGAAGATTGAATGAAGCTACTGaagtttttgaaaaattgatTTGTAAAGCTTTTCAACCGAACACTGTAAGTTATACAATTCTAATTCATGCATTTTGTAAAGAAGGCAGAATGAATGAGGCAAAGTTATTGTTCGATAAGATGCTTGATCATGGTACCTGGCCTAATGTGGTGACCTATAGCTGCTTGGTAGATGGGTACTTTAAAGCTGAAAGGATGGAAAATGCCATGGAACTACATGAATTGATGTTACAACATAGAATCCACCCTAACATTGTTGGTTACAGTGTCCTGATCGATGGACTTTGCAAGCAAGAACGGCTGGAGGAAGCTTCACTGGCTTTTCACTGTGCTATTAGCAGGGGCTTGTTGCCTGATGTTGTGGCATACAGCATTTTGATCTGTAAATTCTGTGCAGTTGGAAGATTAGCTGAAGCCAATATGTTTTATGAGAGAATGATTGAAGATGGTGTCAAACCAGACAGTTACTTGTATAATAAAATTTTGCAATGTTTGAAAACACATGATTGTACAGTAGTTGCTGGTCAGTCAAATAATATGCTTTAG